A window of the Gossypium hirsutum isolate 1008001.06 chromosome A05, Gossypium_hirsutum_v2.1, whole genome shotgun sequence genome harbors these coding sequences:
- the LOC107959051 gene encoding NDR1/HIN1-like protein 13 — protein MTERVHPGDSPPTSGEHSVPKPATSSPEKPAPQPGTYVIQIPKDQVYRVPPPENARRYAHLSKRKPRRSTCRSCCCCLLTTILALLLAAAIAAAVIYFVFKPESPNYSIESVAIKGFNLTSPSPLSPEFDVTVRAHNPNDKIGIYYEKGSSVKVYYDDINLCNGALPAFFQPTNNVTLFKTALKGSGIELNNAVLRTLSDQQNKGAVPFSLKLRAPVKIKVGSIKTWKITVKVTCKITVDKLTAASKVVSNDCDYGVDLW, from the coding sequence ATGACTGAACGAGTCCACCCCGGCGATTCTCCGCCCACCTCCGGCGAACACTCGGTACCAAAACCAGCAACTTCGTCCCCCGAGAAACCTGCGCCACAACCTGGAACTTACGTCATCCAAATTCCCAAGGACCAAGTCTACCGCGTCCCTCCCCCAGAGAACGCACGCCGCTATGCGCATCTATCCAAACGGAAGCCTCGTCGGAGCACCTGTCGCAGCTGCTGTTGCTGCTTGTTGACTACCATCCTCGCTCTCCTCCTTGCCGCCGCCATTGCTGCCGCTGTGATTTACTTCGTTTTCAAGCCCGAGTCTCCAAATTACTCCATCGAGAGCGTTGCCATAAAGGGATTCAACTTGACGTCACCATCGCCGCTCTCTCCTGAATTCGACGTCACCGTCCGAGCACACAATCCCAACGATAAAATCGGTATTTACTACGAGAAAGGCAGCTCCGTTAAAGTTTACTACGATGACATTAACCTGTGCAACGGTGCGTTGCCGGCTTTTTTCCAGCCAACGAATAATGTAACGTTGTTCAAAACTGCTTTAAAGGGCTCTGGAATTGAACTAAACAACGCCGTGCTCAGGACTCTTTCGGACCAGCAAAACAAAGGAGCGGTGCCGTTTAGTTTGAAGCTGAGAGCGCCAGTTAAGATTAAAGTTGGGTCCATTAAGACGTGGAAGATTACCGTTAAGGTGACGTGTAAGATAACGGTGGATAAGTTAACGGCGGCGTCCAAGGTTGTGTCAAACGATTGTGATTACGGAGTAGATCTTTGGTGA